The Desulfobacterales bacterium genome includes a region encoding these proteins:
- a CDS encoding rubredoxin: protein MAQPEDMWQCQTVNCGYIYNPDKGDKKGKIPKNIKFEDLPEDWKCPICGAGKKLFRPLAGEGAAQ from the coding sequence ATGGCTCAACCCGAAGATATGTGGCAATGTCAAACAGTAAATTGCGGTTATATTTATAATCCCGACAAAGGCGATAAAAAAGGAAAAATACCTAAAAACATTAAGTTTGAAGATTTACCTGAAGATTGGAAATGTCCAATTTGTGGAGCAGGAAAAAAACTCTTTCGTCCCTTAGCAGGTGAAGGGGCAGCTCAATAG
- a CDS encoding hsp70 family protein, translated as MSDKKFIIGIDLGTTNCAVSYVDLQVPQDKKKQIKIFNVPQLTGLGEISSIPTLPSFLYIPGEYDISKDAIQMPWISDTDNFAGVLARDHGTKVPSRLVSSAKSWLCHKNVDRNAKILPWGASDEVKKISPIEATSSYLKHIKNAWNKSKGDDEELFLENQIVIITVPASFDEVARDLTLLAAKNAGYQDITLLEEPLAAFYSWLIRHEHHWNEFVKTNDLILVCDVGGGTTDFTLITLTETDKSPRFERIAVGDHLILGGDNMDLSIARQMELRFSKKASSFTSDRWRSLCHQCRRSKENILNGFSQKEKITLMGHGSKLIAGTISTDLSKEELQKIILEGFFPITDKTPKSKKDIKKGITEFGLPYEKEAAITLHIGWFLEQHREDVKNFLNKSPAPDLVLFNGGALKTDILQERIISSISNWFKDENAKIPNILENPEPDLAVALGASYYGLVKTGLGVRVGCGSARAYYLGISKKGDDETEKKDSICIVERGLEEGSTIELKNKKFEVIANQPVSFDMYSSSFRFGDKSGDIIPVDDSLSPLPPIQTVIKFGKKDAKTNIPVLIMAEFSEVGTLGVWCKSLISDHRWKLQFQLRDMGDILSIANVDESQTFEQTIIDNVIANIREGFSDKNDTTILENLNKTITSIVESPREKWPLRFIRTISDELINLIEFRKVSPMHESRWLNLLGFCQRPGIGDGLDEHRIKNIWKLYKQGPFFTNNQQTRSEWWIMWRRIAAGLKAGQQKQFLQDITPYIFSKRGPKISPQENLEIWMTMANMEKLLVKDKIKLGNALLATINPKKFKNQQLWCLSRIGARELLYGSVDRVIPPNEVSKWIDTLLSQNFPNPKPIASVICQMGRKTGDRVRDIATSNVDKILKWMEQEKIGLSFIKLIKEVVPLEKQEENSIFGETLPIGLILHGNVLDNEDGE; from the coding sequence ATTAGTGATAAAAAATTTATTATAGGAATTGATCTTGGAACGACAAACTGCGCTGTATCTTACGTTGATTTGCAAGTCCCCCAAGATAAAAAAAAGCAAATAAAAATATTCAATGTTCCTCAACTCACAGGACTGGGGGAAATTTCTTCAATTCCAACATTACCGTCATTTTTATATATCCCTGGAGAATATGATATATCAAAAGATGCAATACAAATGCCTTGGATTTCTGATACGGATAATTTTGCAGGAGTGTTAGCAAGGGATCATGGAACCAAAGTACCAAGCAGGCTTGTTTCATCCGCTAAGAGTTGGTTATGCCATAAAAATGTGGATAGAAATGCAAAAATTCTTCCATGGGGAGCTTCAGATGAAGTAAAAAAAATTTCTCCTATTGAAGCGACTTCCTCTTATTTAAAACATATAAAAAATGCATGGAATAAAAGCAAAGGCGATGATGAAGAACTTTTTCTTGAAAACCAAATAGTTATAATTACAGTTCCAGCTTCGTTTGATGAAGTTGCAAGAGATTTAACCCTTCTTGCAGCAAAAAATGCTGGTTATCAAGATATTACTCTGCTTGAAGAACCCCTCGCCGCTTTTTATAGCTGGCTCATAAGGCATGAGCATCACTGGAACGAATTTGTAAAAACTAATGACCTTATTTTAGTTTGCGATGTAGGGGGAGGAACAACTGACTTTACTCTCATTACATTAACAGAAACCGATAAAAGTCCAAGATTTGAAAGAATTGCAGTAGGAGACCATCTAATACTTGGTGGAGATAACATGGATCTTTCTATTGCAAGGCAAATGGAACTACGCTTTTCAAAAAAAGCTTCATCCTTTACTTCTGATAGATGGCGTTCTTTATGTCATCAATGCAGGCGGTCAAAAGAAAATATTTTAAACGGATTTTCCCAAAAAGAAAAAATAACTTTGATGGGGCATGGCTCAAAATTAATAGCTGGAACCATATCGACAGATCTTAGCAAAGAAGAACTCCAAAAGATTATACTTGAAGGTTTTTTTCCCATAACGGATAAAACTCCAAAATCAAAAAAAGATATAAAAAAAGGAATAACTGAATTTGGCCTTCCTTATGAAAAAGAAGCAGCAATAACACTTCATATTGGCTGGTTTTTAGAACAACATAGAGAAGATGTAAAAAATTTTTTAAATAAATCGCCCGCTCCAGACCTTGTTTTATTCAATGGAGGAGCCTTAAAAACAGATATACTTCAAGAAAGAATAATATCTTCTATCAGCAATTGGTTTAAAGATGAAAACGCAAAAATCCCTAACATTCTTGAAAACCCTGAGCCTGACCTTGCGGTTGCATTAGGAGCATCTTATTATGGCTTAGTAAAAACAGGCTTAGGCGTAAGAGTCGGCTGCGGAAGTGCAAGAGCTTATTACCTTGGCATTTCAAAAAAAGGTGATGATGAGACTGAAAAAAAAGATTCTATATGTATAGTTGAAAGAGGCCTTGAAGAAGGCTCAACCATCGAACTTAAAAATAAAAAATTTGAAGTTATTGCAAACCAGCCTGTAAGTTTTGATATGTATAGCTCAAGTTTTAGGTTTGGAGATAAATCAGGGGATATAATTCCTGTTGATGATTCTTTAAGTCCTTTACCACCTATCCAGACAGTCATAAAATTCGGTAAAAAAGATGCTAAAACAAATATTCCAGTGTTAATAATGGCTGAATTTTCCGAAGTTGGAACCCTTGGAGTTTGGTGCAAATCTTTAATAAGCGACCATCGGTGGAAGCTTCAGTTTCAATTAAGGGATATGGGAGATATTTTATCCATTGCAAATGTTGATGAGAGTCAAACATTTGAACAAACAATAATTGACAATGTTATCGCTAATATCCGAGAAGGTTTTTCTGATAAAAATGATACGACTATACTCGAAAATCTTAATAAAACAATTACATCCATTGTAGAAAGCCCAAGGGAAAAATGGCCTTTAAGATTTATAAGAACCATTTCAGATGAACTGATAAATTTAATAGAATTTAGAAAAGTTTCTCCTATGCATGAAAGCAGATGGCTTAATCTATTGGGATTTTGTCAAAGACCAGGTATCGGAGACGGACTTGATGAGCATAGAATAAAAAATATTTGGAAACTATATAAACAAGGCCCTTTCTTTACGAATAATCAACAAACAAGATCTGAATGGTGGATAATGTGGAGAAGAATAGCAGCAGGCCTTAAGGCTGGACAACAAAAACAATTTCTGCAAGATATTACTCCTTATATTTTTTCTAAAAGAGGCCCCAAAATATCGCCTCAAGAAAATCTTGAAATTTGGATGACAATGGCAAATATGGAAAAATTACTGGTAAAAGACAAAATAAAACTTGGAAATGCACTTCTTGCTACTATTAATCCTAAAAAATTTAAAAATCAGCAATTATGGTGTCTTTCAAGGATTGGAGCTAGAGAACTTTTGTATGGATCGGTTGATAGAGTCATTCCTCCTAATGAGGTAAGTAAATGGATTGATACGCTTTTATCTCAAAACTTTCCTAATCCAAAGCCCATAGCTTCTGTTATTTGCCAGATGGGAAGAAAAACAGGCGATAGAGTAAGAGATATTGCTACATCCAATGTTGATAAAATATTAAAATGGATGGAACAAGAAAAAATAGGGCTTTCATTTATAAAACTAATTAAAGAAGTTGTGCCATTAGAAAAACAAGAAGAAAATTCTATATTTGGAGAAACGCTTCCTATAGGCCTTATTCTACATGGTAATGTATTAGATAATGAAGATGGAGAGTAA
- a CDS encoding Hsp70 family protein, translating into MSEPIYIIGIDLGTTNSIIAYTETTIEKGVKPKIKVLEIPQLVGSGVIEKRNMLPSFIYVPGKHDVSEKSLSLPWDENNKIAIGEYAKDRGSELPQKLISSSKSWLCNTMVDRNKKILPWEGADEESKLSPIEASSVILRHLKDSWNYTIAKNDDNLKMENQEIFLTVPASFDAVARELTVKSAEMAGLLHVTLIEEPQAAFYAWIASMGDAWREKVKKGDLIFVCDIGGGTTDFTLIEVSEDNGELTLERIAVGNHLLIGGENMDLALAYSIAKQIQEKGKKLDSWQMRGLWHSCRNAKELIFSKGKNASYPVTILGRGSGLISGTIKTDLSYKYIEKIILDGFFTVSESSERPVKKHKSGIKEFGLSYESDPSVTKHMAQFLSHKEKDTEKIRIPTVVLFNGGIMKAKTIRERILEVLNSWKPKDEKTLIKELKVNDFDMAVARGAAYYGLARKGKGVRIRSGLSKTYYIGVEASVPAVPGMENPTKALCVAPFGMEEGSDSIFKDQEFALVVGEPVKFDFFGSSIRLDDKVGTFIEDWDDEIKEITTIDATLDGENGSIIPVNIEIKVTEVGTIEFWCVSKIDGKKWKLEFNVREKKESGND; encoded by the coding sequence GTGTCTGAACCAATTTACATAATAGGCATAGATTTAGGAACAACTAACAGCATTATTGCTTATACTGAAACAACAATAGAAAAAGGCGTAAAGCCTAAAATAAAAGTACTTGAAATTCCACAACTCGTTGGTTCTGGGGTTATTGAAAAAAGAAATATGCTACCCTCTTTTATTTATGTTCCTGGAAAACACGATGTTTCTGAAAAATCCCTTAGTCTGCCATGGGATGAAAATAATAAAATAGCAATAGGAGAATATGCAAAGGACAGAGGTTCTGAACTTCCTCAAAAGCTGATATCATCTTCCAAATCATGGCTTTGCAATACAATGGTTGATAGAAATAAAAAAATTCTGCCATGGGAAGGAGCTGACGAAGAATCAAAATTATCTCCTATAGAGGCAAGTTCTGTGATTTTACGCCATTTAAAAGATTCATGGAATTATACAATTGCGAAAAACGATGATAATCTTAAAATGGAAAATCAAGAAATTTTTCTTACAGTGCCTGCTTCATTTGATGCAGTTGCTAGGGAATTAACAGTTAAATCAGCTGAAATGGCTGGGCTGCTCCATGTAACTTTAATTGAGGAGCCTCAAGCTGCATTTTACGCTTGGATTGCTTCAATGGGTGATGCATGGCGCGAAAAAGTAAAAAAAGGAGATTTAATATTTGTATGCGATATTGGAGGAGGAACTACTGATTTTACTCTTATTGAAGTCTCAGAAGATAATGGAGAGCTTACTCTTGAAAGGATCGCAGTTGGCAATCATCTTCTCATTGGCGGAGAAAATATGGATCTTGCACTTGCCTATTCTATAGCTAAACAGATTCAAGAAAAAGGTAAAAAGCTTGATTCTTGGCAAATGAGGGGATTATGGCATAGTTGCAGAAATGCAAAGGAACTTATTTTTTCAAAAGGAAAAAATGCTTCATACCCAGTAACTATACTTGGAAGAGGTAGTGGGCTTATAAGCGGCACAATAAAGACTGATTTATCATATAAATATATTGAAAAAATAATTTTAGATGGTTTCTTTACAGTTTCTGAAAGCTCAGAAAGACCTGTAAAAAAGCATAAATCAGGTATAAAAGAATTTGGTCTTTCCTATGAATCTGATCCTTCAGTAACAAAACATATGGCGCAATTCCTTTCCCATAAAGAAAAAGATACTGAAAAAATAAGAATACCTACTGTTGTTTTGTTTAATGGCGGAATTATGAAGGCAAAAACTATAAGGGAAAGAATTTTAGAAGTTTTAAATTCCTGGAAACCAAAAGATGAAAAAACTTTAATAAAGGAACTCAAAGTTAATGATTTTGACATGGCTGTAGCTCGAGGAGCTGCCTATTACGGTCTCGCAAGAAAAGGAAAGGGTGTCAGAATAAGAAGCGGTTTGAGTAAAACTTATTATATTGGAGTTGAAGCTTCTGTTCCTGCTGTTCCAGGAATGGAAAATCCAACAAAAGCTCTTTGTGTTGCTCCTTTCGGAATGGAAGAAGGCTCTGACTCGATCTTCAAAGACCAAGAATTTGCTCTTGTTGTCGGAGAACCTGTTAAATTCGATTTTTTTGGTTCTTCAATAAGGCTTGACGATAAAGTAGGAACATTTATAGAAGATTGGGATGACGAAATAAAAGAAATTACAACAATTGATGCAACCCTTGACGGAGAAAATGGAAGCATTATACCTGTCAATATTGAGATTAAAGTTACTGAAGTAGGAACTATTGAATTTTGGTGCGTATCCAAAATCGACGGGAAAAAATGGAAGCTTGAATTTAACGTACGGGAGAAAAAAGAAAGTGGAAACGATTAG
- a CDS encoding amidohydrolase family protein, which yields MKNNMINLIRSIAPPLLNFIPGYSLFKPQRIVFKENKDGFTIQNINVIDMVKEKKPMLADVMIKGNRIVDIHPSGSEQGILGQKINGKGKYLIPALIDSHCHIVNFMYPWMAPLYMAAGVTAVRDMATPQKKWRELGSGNIHDESFLGPRIFPVAGFFDGPPGVFGWAILPKNEKEVSRYVDELFDYGINALKIYSYMPPEILKLIVKSAKPKNIHIAGHIPLALDMYQAAEIGMHEFEHNLGVPETLLSIKDTNFNKNIRLQGHYWNQLKDKDKEMQELAMNMSKKGIINVPTFNVARGMGYTNLPDLKIDKRLDYLPSIFPDLIWSLKFPAFNQWNDNDFAAQRNVINISGRYTRYLKEAGGTILAGTDTPMGFGIPGFSLLDELNWLVTYANFSPYEALSSATVLPAKVMRANNDLGMIKQGMLADMLILDQNPLENIKAVSKINTIIFNGKIAEYQEIKSKLNKMAENYSGFIAQFILNPTFRMLFDLIVRRFIPPPKTR from the coding sequence ATGAAAAATAACATGATTAATTTAATTCGTAGCATTGCCCCCCCTTTATTAAATTTTATTCCGGGATATTCATTATTTAAGCCACAACGAATAGTTTTCAAAGAAAATAAGGATGGCTTTACAATCCAGAATATTAATGTAATTGATATGGTTAAAGAAAAAAAACCTATGTTAGCTGATGTCATGATTAAAGGAAATCGTATTGTAGATATTCATCCGTCTGGTTCTGAACAAGGCATACTCGGACAAAAGATTAATGGAAAAGGTAAATACCTTATACCAGCGTTGATCGATAGCCACTGCCATATAGTTAACTTTATGTATCCATGGATGGCTCCTTTATATATGGCTGCTGGTGTCACAGCCGTCAGGGATATGGCAACTCCCCAAAAAAAATGGAGGGAATTAGGCTCAGGAAATATACATGATGAATCTTTTCTTGGCCCTAGAATTTTCCCAGTCGCTGGATTTTTTGATGGTCCTCCTGGAGTATTTGGTTGGGCAATATTACCTAAAAATGAAAAAGAAGTTAGCAGATATGTCGATGAATTATTTGATTATGGCATTAATGCTTTAAAAATATACAGCTATATGCCCCCTGAAATTTTAAAATTAATCGTTAAATCAGCTAAACCTAAAAACATCCATATAGCTGGCCATATCCCATTAGCATTGGATATGTATCAAGCTGCAGAAATAGGTATGCATGAATTTGAACATAATTTAGGAGTTCCAGAAACATTACTTTCAATCAAAGATACAAATTTTAATAAAAATATTCGACTTCAAGGCCATTATTGGAATCAATTAAAAGATAAAGACAAAGAAATGCAAGAGCTTGCTATGAATATGAGCAAAAAAGGCATTATCAATGTTCCGACATTTAACGTTGCCAGAGGTATGGGATATACAAACTTGCCAGATCTAAAAATTGATAAACGACTCGATTATCTCCCATCTATTTTTCCTGATCTTATTTGGAGCCTCAAATTTCCAGCATTTAATCAATGGAATGACAATGATTTTGCCGCTCAAAGGAATGTTATAAATATATCAGGCCGCTATACTCGATACTTAAAAGAAGCAGGTGGAACCATTTTAGCTGGCACAGATACGCCTATGGGATTTGGCATTCCTGGGTTTAGCCTCCTTGATGAATTAAACTGGTTAGTCACTTATGCTAATTTTAGCCCCTATGAAGCTCTATCCAGCGCAACAGTTCTACCAGCAAAAGTAATGAGAGCAAATAATGATTTAGGTATGATAAAGCAAGGAATGCTCGCAGATATGCTGATTCTCGATCAAAATCCTCTCGAAAATATTAAAGCTGTAAGCAAAATAAACACAATTATCTTTAATGGGAAAATAGCAGAATACCAAGAGATTAAATCTAAATTAAATAAAATGGCAGAAAATTATTCAGGATTTATAGCGCAATTTATCCTAAACCCAACTTTTAGAATGTTATTTGACCTGATTGTTAGGAGGTTTATTCCTCCACCTAAAACTCGATAA